A single Silvibacterium dinghuense DNA region contains:
- a CDS encoding GGDEF domain-containing protein, producing the protein MKILLAEDEPISRMLMQRTLQQFGYDVVLAEDGRKAAEILSSEDGPRLALVDWMMPELDGPELCREVRQRQNERSYVYIIMLTSRQNSEDVVAGLESGADDYLVKPCAPAELQARLRTGMRILELEGKLVKAHEEMEYKATHDSLTGLNNRAAILDFAHKSLQRGAHQAKPTLLVLCDVDHFKHLNDTYGHPAGDAVLEEVARRLGTAVRGGDAVGRYGGEEFLIVIPGCDRAAVERRCEDIRKAVACVPVVAAGGELSVTMSVGAAIYEGKDDSALEPLLMQADAALYRAKAQGRNCIVVADLMAAL; encoded by the coding sequence ATGAAGATACTTCTGGCCGAAGACGAACCGATCAGCCGGATGCTGATGCAACGGACCTTGCAGCAGTTCGGTTACGACGTGGTGCTTGCCGAGGATGGCCGCAAAGCCGCCGAGATTCTCTCCTCGGAGGATGGACCGCGGCTGGCACTGGTGGACTGGATGATGCCGGAGCTGGATGGTCCGGAGCTCTGCCGCGAGGTGCGGCAGAGACAGAATGAGCGGTCGTATGTGTACATCATCATGCTGACTTCGCGGCAGAACAGCGAAGATGTGGTGGCCGGACTGGAGTCCGGTGCGGACGACTATCTGGTAAAGCCATGCGCTCCTGCCGAGCTGCAGGCCCGGCTGCGGACCGGCATGCGCATCCTCGAGCTTGAAGGCAAGCTGGTGAAGGCGCATGAGGAGATGGAATACAAGGCCACGCACGATTCCCTGACCGGCCTCAATAACCGTGCGGCGATCCTCGATTTTGCGCACAAGTCGCTGCAGCGTGGCGCGCACCAGGCGAAGCCGACTCTGCTGGTGCTGTGCGATGTGGACCACTTCAAGCATCTGAATGATACCTACGGACACCCGGCCGGGGATGCAGTGCTCGAGGAGGTTGCCCGGCGTCTGGGCACCGCTGTCCGCGGTGGAGATGCCGTGGGCCGGTACGGCGGCGAAGAGTTTCTCATCGTGATCCCAGGCTGTGACCGCGCTGCGGTAGAGCGGCGCTGCGAGGACATCCGGAAGGCGGTCGCCTGCGTGCCGGTGGTTGCGGCGGGCGGCGAGCTCTCCGTGACCATGAGCGTGGGCGCGGCAATCTACGAAGGCAAGGATGACAGCGCGCTGGAGCCGCTGCTGATGCAGGCAGATGCCGCGCTCTATCGCGCCAAGGCCCAGGGGCGGAACTGTATCGTGGTGGCAGACCTGATGGCGGCGCTGTAG
- a CDS encoding response regulator has protein sequence MGHAAFFTGVYDYRLVVASVVIALLAAYAALDLAGRVTVSSGLTRMAWLSGGAFALGFGIWSMHYVGMEAYRLPFEVMYDWPTVLLSILAAILASAVALFVVSRKKMTLLTAGVGSLFMGGGIASMHYIGMAAMRMPAMHHYNLRIVTLSVVLAVVISFAALWMTFSNREEKTSFSAKKLSSAVVMGLAIPVMHYVGMAAVTFTLMPLDPRSLQHAVGISSLGLLGIGLVTVFVLSFVYVSAMVDRKLALQTVELELMAQRHRLDLEVERAQLAEKSNKAKSEFLANMSHEIRTPLNGIIGMTDLALETELTREQRDYLQTVKLSADALLNVINDILDFSKIDAGKVELESIDFDLYECIEGALKTVALRADEKGLELLCDVSSEVPAWVTGDPGRLRQVILNLIGNAVKFTDEGEVALRVRLESHEDQEVQLQFTVADTGIGIPQHKLEAIFESFSQADTSTTREYGGTGLGLTISRRLVDMMGGRIWVESEPGKGSSFHFTATLSRAPERAAAVLPAAAHPSVLVGIKVLLVDDNRTNRRILEGLVARWGMISAAASGGQQALDMFAAAKAENEPFQMVLTDMHMPRMDGFDFVERLKELSGHASSTIMMLTSGGQRGDAQRCEDLGIAAYLLKPVRQSELREAIVNVLMASRAAEPAPLITRYSLREQASGGTTLKILLAEDNLVNQKLATRMLEKRNHSVTVVGNGREALIALEREPFDLVLMDMQMPEMDGFEATIALRERETQTGVHQPVVAMTALAMAGDRERCMQAGMDGYLSKPIRPDELDAVLEQYLAEKVQAREEIAPIVESQDSVDVQQLLDRIDDDRALLADLNEIFRNDYPKQLKQLQIALQEKNAVEIQRVGHMLKGALSNLSATRATELAAKLEEAGGASQLAGTQAVLDELVAELANVQRVLDTLCPENAK, from the coding sequence ATGGGACATGCTGCTTTCTTCACAGGAGTTTACGACTACCGCCTGGTCGTCGCTTCAGTCGTCATTGCACTTCTTGCCGCGTATGCGGCGTTGGACCTGGCTGGCCGGGTAACCGTCTCGTCGGGGCTCACACGGATGGCGTGGCTCAGCGGCGGAGCATTCGCGCTTGGCTTTGGTATCTGGTCCATGCACTACGTGGGCATGGAAGCCTACCGGCTTCCGTTCGAAGTCATGTACGACTGGCCGACGGTGCTGCTCTCCATTCTGGCGGCGATCCTGGCCTCTGCCGTGGCACTCTTCGTAGTCAGCCGTAAGAAGATGACTCTACTGACGGCCGGAGTGGGCAGTCTATTCATGGGCGGCGGTATCGCGAGCATGCACTACATCGGCATGGCCGCGATGCGGATGCCGGCGATGCACCACTACAACCTGCGGATTGTGACTCTCTCCGTGGTGCTGGCCGTGGTGATCTCTTTTGCTGCGCTGTGGATGACCTTTTCCAATCGTGAAGAAAAGACCTCGTTTAGCGCGAAGAAGCTTTCTTCGGCCGTGGTGATGGGGTTGGCCATCCCGGTGATGCACTACGTGGGCATGGCCGCGGTGACATTCACGCTGATGCCGCTTGATCCACGGAGCCTGCAGCATGCGGTTGGGATCTCCTCTCTGGGGCTGCTGGGCATCGGCCTGGTAACGGTCTTCGTGCTGAGCTTCGTCTATGTGTCCGCGATGGTGGACCGGAAGCTGGCGCTGCAGACTGTTGAGTTGGAGTTGATGGCGCAGCGTCACCGCCTGGATCTGGAAGTGGAGCGGGCACAGCTCGCGGAGAAGAGCAACAAGGCAAAGAGCGAGTTTCTGGCCAACATGAGCCACGAGATCCGCACCCCGCTGAACGGCATCATCGGCATGACGGATCTGGCTTTGGAAACGGAGCTGACCCGGGAGCAGCGCGACTATCTGCAGACGGTGAAGCTCTCGGCCGATGCGCTGCTGAACGTGATCAACGACATCCTGGACTTCTCGAAGATCGATGCCGGAAAAGTGGAGCTTGAGTCCATCGACTTCGATCTCTACGAATGCATCGAAGGCGCACTCAAGACGGTCGCGCTGCGCGCGGATGAAAAGGGGCTGGAGCTGCTGTGCGATGTGAGCTCGGAGGTGCCGGCGTGGGTAACGGGCGATCCGGGGCGGTTGCGGCAGGTGATCCTGAACCTGATTGGCAACGCGGTGAAGTTTACGGACGAGGGAGAAGTCGCACTGCGGGTGCGGCTGGAGTCGCACGAAGACCAGGAGGTGCAGCTGCAGTTTACGGTCGCCGATACCGGCATCGGGATTCCGCAGCATAAGCTCGAGGCGATCTTCGAATCCTTCAGTCAGGCGGATACCTCGACCACCCGCGAATACGGCGGGACCGGGCTTGGGCTCACGATTTCGCGCCGCCTGGTGGATATGATGGGCGGCCGGATCTGGGTGGAAAGTGAGCCGGGGAAGGGGTCGAGCTTCCATTTTACGGCGACGCTCAGCCGTGCCCCGGAGCGCGCCGCCGCGGTTTTGCCGGCTGCGGCGCATCCTTCGGTGCTGGTCGGAATCAAGGTGCTGCTGGTAGACGACAACCGTACCAACCGGCGCATTCTGGAAGGACTGGTGGCGCGCTGGGGCATGATCTCCGCCGCTGCTTCCGGCGGCCAGCAGGCTCTGGATATGTTTGCCGCGGCCAAAGCGGAGAACGAGCCATTCCAGATGGTGCTGACAGACATGCACATGCCGAGGATGGATGGTTTCGATTTTGTGGAGCGGCTGAAAGAGCTCTCCGGGCATGCATCCTCGACGATCATGATGCTGACCTCGGGAGGGCAGCGCGGTGACGCGCAGCGTTGCGAGGACCTGGGGATTGCCGCATACCTGCTGAAGCCGGTTCGGCAATCGGAACTGCGGGAAGCCATTGTCAATGTGCTGATGGCCAGCAGAGCAGCGGAGCCTGCGCCGCTGATTACGCGTTACAGCTTGCGTGAACAGGCTAGTGGAGGAACAACGTTGAAGATTCTGCTTGCGGAAGACAACCTGGTGAACCAGAAGTTGGCCACGCGAATGCTGGAGAAGCGGAATCATTCCGTGACCGTGGTGGGCAATGGGCGCGAGGCGCTCATTGCGCTCGAGCGGGAGCCGTTCGACCTGGTGCTGATGGATATGCAGATGCCGGAGATGGATGGATTCGAGGCCACGATCGCCCTGCGTGAGCGGGAGACGCAGACCGGCGTGCATCAGCCGGTGGTGGCCATGACGGCGTTGGCCATGGCGGGTGACCGGGAGCGGTGCATGCAGGCGGGTATGGACGGATATCTTTCCAAGCCCATTCGCCCGGATGAACTGGACGCTGTGCTCGAGCAGTACCTGGCGGAAAAGGTGCAGGCGCGGGAGGAGATTGCTCCTATCGTCGAGAGCCAGGACTCAGTGGATGTGCAGCAATTGCTTGACCGGATTGATGATGACCGGGCGCTGCTGGCCGACCTGAATGAAATTTTCCGGAATGACTATCCCAAGCAGCTGAAGCAGCTCCAGATCGCGCTCCAGGAAAAGAATGCGGTCGAGATACAGCGGGTGGGTCACATGCTGAAGGGTGCGCTCTCCAATCTTTCTGCGACGCGTGCTACGGAGCTCGCAGCGAAGCTGGAGGAAGCAGGGGGTGCCTCGCAGCTGGCGGGGACTCAGGCCGTTCTGGACGAGCTTGTGGCAGAATTAGCCAACGTACAACGAGTTCTGGATACACTTTGTCCGGAAAACGCAAAATGA
- a CDS encoding transporter, with product MRNKHVYFSLAFLISLFPLRPLHAQENFFERWQQRASHEQSQQPNWGVPLNQPYPMLIQVFRADFTRQITPTHTDTWIFGNAKGLNLIPGLHSEFDFYYPSYYEHNVKTAKDGFGDVQFVYKYRILTGNEQHGNYMLSALLGASIPTGSYSNGSTDAAILPTIAGGKGFGKFDVISTVGGNLPTADGEKLGRTLGWNTTAQYRLAKYFIPELESNATWYYAGKNDGKMQNFLEPGLTVGKIKIHPDDPKSRPGFSLGAGIQIATSEYHAYNHALVFTGRFLF from the coding sequence TTGCGCAATAAGCACGTTTATTTCTCACTTGCTTTTCTGATTTCCCTCTTTCCCCTTCGTCCGCTTCACGCCCAGGAAAACTTCTTCGAGCGCTGGCAGCAGCGTGCCTCGCATGAGCAGTCGCAGCAGCCGAACTGGGGCGTCCCGCTGAATCAGCCTTATCCGATGCTGATCCAGGTCTTTCGTGCGGACTTCACGCGGCAGATCACGCCGACGCACACCGATACATGGATATTCGGCAATGCCAAGGGGTTGAACCTGATTCCGGGACTGCACAGCGAATTCGATTTCTACTACCCGTCTTATTACGAGCACAACGTGAAGACGGCAAAAGATGGCTTCGGAGACGTGCAGTTCGTCTACAAGTACCGCATCCTGACCGGCAATGAGCAGCACGGCAACTACATGCTCAGCGCGCTGCTGGGAGCCTCGATTCCGACCGGTAGCTACAGCAACGGCAGCACCGATGCGGCGATTCTGCCGACCATCGCCGGCGGCAAGGGCTTCGGGAAGTTCGACGTGATCTCGACGGTGGGCGGAAATCTGCCAACGGCAGACGGGGAAAAGCTCGGCCGCACTCTGGGCTGGAATACCACTGCGCAATATCGGCTGGCGAAGTATTTCATCCCCGAGCTCGAATCGAACGCTACCTGGTATTACGCGGGCAAGAATGACGGCAAGATGCAGAACTTTCTTGAGCCGGGATTAACAGTGGGGAAGATCAAGATCCATCCGGATGATCCGAAAAGCCGTCCGGGGTTCTCGCTCGGCGCAGGCATCCAGATTGCGACCTCGGAATACCATGCTTACAACCATGCGCTGGTCTTTACCGGACGCTTTCTTTTTTAA
- a CDS encoding arginine--tRNA ligase produces MYLKQQKALSDRLKAVLSDLYQIQLDAVVIEQPPEIAFGEFATPLAFELARKLRKAPKKIAEEIVAAIGAVPGFAGFEVAGAGYINARIERGAMAKDVAATGEVTLGQTGIHSLVEHTSINPNKAAHVGHLRNAILGDTFVRLLRAAGQKVDVQNYIDNTGVQVADIVVGLTQLEKLSLGEVEALMTRLAAEGTRIDYYCWDLYARVSQWYEADEAEKATRRKIRLDTLHLIEHGSNETAEIADRISTAVLRRHLETMLRLDIEYDLLPRESEILHLHFWDLAFEQLKQKGVLYFETEGKNKGCWVMRRPGVVIANVPAEETRSESPVRPAPDEDAKVIVRSNGTVTYVGKDIAYHLWKFGLLGRDFAYNRFFSYPDHECWISAETGEEEHPHFGGAQAIYNVIDSRQADPQANVIEALRGMGYTEQAARYTHFSYEMVALTPRCAMDLGYTVSEEDQARPYIEVSGRKGFGVKADDLIDKLIAATLAEVVERHPELGAAEQQQTAAAIAVGALRYFMLKYTRNTVIAFDFKDALSFEGETGPYLQYAVVRTRSIFRKAETTPAAALAALSGIDVTPYLAGDEDVSIWQVWLRAAKTSLLLEQCIATAEPAYLAKHAFQLAQEFSSFYKKNHILTEADPARKALLLATAAVAQRELIRALGWLGIDAPEVM; encoded by the coding sequence GTGTACTTAAAGCAGCAGAAAGCCTTGTCCGACCGCCTGAAGGCGGTCCTCTCCGACCTTTACCAGATCCAGCTCGACGCGGTTGTCATCGAGCAGCCGCCGGAGATTGCCTTTGGTGAGTTCGCCACGCCGCTGGCCTTCGAGCTGGCGCGCAAGCTGCGCAAAGCTCCGAAGAAGATCGCCGAGGAGATCGTTGCGGCGATCGGTGCGGTGCCCGGCTTTGCCGGCTTCGAGGTTGCGGGCGCGGGCTACATCAACGCGCGGATCGAGCGCGGCGCGATGGCGAAGGACGTGGCCGCGACGGGCGAGGTGACGCTGGGGCAGACAGGCATCCACTCGCTCGTCGAGCACACCAGCATCAACCCGAATAAGGCTGCCCATGTCGGCCATCTGCGCAATGCCATCCTGGGCGACACCTTCGTGCGCCTGCTGCGTGCCGCCGGACAGAAGGTCGATGTGCAGAACTACATCGATAACACCGGCGTCCAGGTTGCGGACATTGTCGTCGGCCTGACGCAGCTCGAAAAACTGTCGCTTGGTGAGGTCGAAGCACTGATGACGCGCCTCGCCGCCGAAGGCACGCGCATCGATTATTACTGCTGGGATCTCTACGCCCGTGTTTCGCAATGGTACGAGGCGGATGAGGCCGAGAAAGCTACGCGCAGGAAGATCCGCCTCGATACGCTGCACCTGATCGAGCACGGTAGCAATGAGACCGCGGAGATTGCCGACCGCATCTCGACGGCCGTGCTGCGGCGGCATCTCGAGACTATGCTGCGGCTCGATATTGAGTACGATCTCCTGCCTCGTGAGAGCGAGATCCTGCATCTGCACTTCTGGGATCTGGCCTTCGAGCAGCTCAAGCAGAAGGGTGTGCTCTACTTCGAGACCGAGGGAAAGAACAAGGGCTGCTGGGTGATGCGGCGTCCGGGTGTGGTTATCGCGAATGTGCCGGCTGAAGAGACGCGAAGCGAGTCGCCCGTGCGGCCAGCACCCGATGAGGACGCGAAGGTGATCGTGCGCTCGAACGGCACGGTGACCTATGTGGGCAAGGACATTGCCTACCACTTGTGGAAGTTCGGCCTTCTGGGCCGTGACTTCGCCTACAACCGCTTCTTCTCTTACCCCGATCACGAGTGCTGGATCTCGGCCGAAACTGGCGAGGAGGAGCATCCGCACTTCGGCGGAGCGCAGGCCATCTATAACGTCATCGATTCGCGGCAGGCCGACCCCCAGGCTAACGTCATCGAGGCGCTGCGCGGTATGGGCTACACCGAACAGGCGGCGCGCTACACACACTTCTCCTACGAGATGGTCGCGCTTACGCCGCGCTGCGCCATGGATCTCGGCTACACCGTTTCCGAGGAAGATCAGGCGCGGCCGTATATCGAGGTCTCCGGCCGCAAGGGCTTCGGCGTGAAGGCCGATGACCTGATCGACAAGCTCATTGCGGCGACGCTGGCCGAGGTGGTCGAGCGTCACCCTGAGCTGGGCGCGGCCGAGCAGCAGCAGACGGCCGCGGCGATTGCCGTCGGCGCGCTGCGCTACTTCATGCTGAAGTACACGCGCAACACGGTCATCGCCTTCGATTTCAAGGATGCGCTGAGCTTCGAGGGCGAGACAGGTCCGTACCTCCAGTACGCCGTTGTTCGTACGCGGAGCATCTTCCGCAAGGCGGAGACGACGCCCGCCGCGGCGCTGGCTGCGCTCTCGGGCATCGACGTTACTCCATATCTGGCGGGCGACGAGGACGTGAGCATCTGGCAGGTATGGCTGCGCGCGGCCAAGACTTCGCTGCTGCTTGAGCAGTGCATCGCGACGGCCGAGCCGGCGTATCTTGCCAAGCATGCCTTCCAGCTGGCGCAGGAGTTCAGCAGCTTCTACAAGAAGAACCATATCCTCACCGAGGCCGATCCGGCCCGTAAGGCGCTGCTGCTGGCGACGGCTGCCGTGGCGCAGCGCGAACTGATCCGCGCTCTTGGCTGGCTTGGGATCGACGCTCCCGAGGTCATGTAA
- a CDS encoding Uma2 family endonuclease has protein sequence MSTAISPLEHYLHETWSPDREFVDGEIVERNLGEKDHSAWQVALIALLRAFRLSAHIRVYAELRLQVSATRYRIPDVMLTSRSAPDEQIITHPPLLCVEILSPEDRFHRMEEKVGEYLAMGVRAVWIIDPKTQTGYQCLGPTMQDWQASPVLTIPGTSVSITVAEVAADLD, from the coding sequence ATGAGCACAGCCATCTCTCCCCTCGAGCATTACCTGCACGAAACCTGGAGCCCGGACCGCGAGTTCGTGGACGGGGAGATTGTGGAGCGCAACTTGGGAGAGAAAGATCATTCTGCGTGGCAGGTCGCACTCATCGCGCTTTTACGCGCGTTCCGGCTCTCCGCTCATATCCGTGTCTACGCTGAACTGAGGCTTCAGGTCTCCGCCACGCGCTATCGCATTCCAGACGTCATGCTCACCAGCCGCAGCGCCCCGGACGAGCAGATCATCACCCATCCGCCGCTGCTCTGCGTCGAAATTCTCTCGCCCGAAGACCGCTTCCACCGCATGGAAGAGAAAGTTGGCGAATACCTCGCCATGGGAGTTCGCGCCGTCTGGATCATCGATCCGAAGACGCAGACCGGCTACCAGTGCCTCGGCCCCACCATGCAGGACTGGCAGGCCTCGCCGGTGCTCACCATCCCAGGCACCAGCGTCAGCATCACCGTCGCCGAAGTAGCCGCCGACCTCGACTAA
- the metG gene encoding methionine--tRNA ligase, producing the protein MSNKFYLTTPIYYVNARPHIGTTYTTVVADAIARRKRALGFDTWFLTGTDEHGQKIERSAEKAGLSPQQFTDQVSAQFRALWDRMGLTYDDYIRTTEPRHTRAVQKLFALLRDKGFIYKDTYTGQYCVSDEAFVDVPPGAPCPDCGRITETVSEENYFFKLSAFERPLLELYESQAEFIQPATRRNEVMSFVKAGLKDLSVSRTSFTWGIPVPGDEKHVIYVWMDALANYITALGWGSDDTSKFDKYWPADLHIVGKEITRFHCVYWPAFLMAAGLPLPKSIVGHGWLLFEESKMSKSRGNIVRAETILEVLGADALRYFLLREIVFGQDGNFSFDALVQRYNSDLANGYGNLVSRTLAMIGKYFDGVVPTPVAIDETADQRRTTLEQAATKTIAEFATFFDRYEFSAALAQLWSLVAQVDGYLTASAPWKKPEGVSEEQQQALRATVLSTAAEAIRILTALVYPVIPDAAAKVWAQLGLGDIRTADLKNLTWGGLKPGTKLGNLGPVFPRAEKDAVERMKQIEEENNNQAAGAATPPATPATEVPTEHPSRLKSALEGLATAAAESTSISSAAAALETFVENNIGGGEAAPAAEPGPAYPERSPEITIDDFIKVDLRVAQIKVAERVPKADKLLRLEVDLGYEQRQILAGLAETYAPESLVGRKVVIVANLAPRKLRGFESNGMVVAASLEGGKPALAAFLEDIEIGARLK; encoded by the coding sequence ATGTCGAACAAGTTCTATCTCACTACGCCGATCTACTACGTCAATGCGCGCCCGCACATCGGCACCACCTACACCACGGTCGTCGCCGACGCCATCGCGCGCCGCAAGCGCGCCCTCGGCTTCGATACCTGGTTCCTCACCGGCACCGATGAGCATGGCCAGAAGATCGAGCGCTCGGCCGAGAAGGCCGGGCTGAGCCCGCAGCAGTTCACCGACCAGGTTTCGGCGCAGTTCCGGGCCCTGTGGGACCGCATGGGGCTCACTTACGACGATTACATCCGCACCACCGAGCCGCGCCACACCCGTGCCGTCCAAAAGCTCTTCGCCCTGCTCCGCGACAAGGGTTTCATCTATAAGGACACTTACACCGGCCAGTACTGCGTCTCCGACGAGGCCTTCGTCGACGTGCCGCCCGGCGCGCCCTGCCCGGATTGCGGACGAATCACCGAGACCGTCTCCGAAGAAAACTACTTCTTTAAGTTGTCGGCCTTCGAGCGGCCGCTCCTCGAGCTCTACGAGTCGCAGGCGGAGTTTATCCAGCCCGCCACACGCCGCAACGAGGTCATGTCCTTCGTCAAGGCTGGCCTGAAAGACCTTTCCGTCAGCCGCACCAGCTTCACCTGGGGTATCCCGGTGCCCGGGGACGAAAAGCACGTCATCTACGTCTGGATGGACGCCCTCGCCAACTACATCACCGCGCTCGGCTGGGGCTCCGACGATACCAGCAAATTCGACAAGTACTGGCCTGCCGATCTGCACATTGTCGGCAAGGAGATTACGCGCTTCCACTGCGTCTACTGGCCGGCCTTCCTGATGGCCGCCGGCCTGCCGCTGCCCAAGTCCATCGTCGGCCATGGCTGGCTGCTCTTCGAAGAGAGCAAAATGTCGAAGTCGCGCGGCAACATCGTCCGTGCCGAGACCATCCTCGAAGTCCTCGGGGCCGACGCCCTGCGCTACTTCCTGCTGCGCGAGATCGTCTTCGGGCAGGACGGCAACTTCTCCTTCGACGCGCTGGTACAGCGCTACAATTCGGACCTGGCCAACGGCTACGGAAACCTCGTAAGCCGCACGCTGGCCATGATCGGCAAGTATTTCGACGGCGTAGTGCCCACGCCGGTCGCCATCGACGAGACTGCCGATCAGCGCCGGACCACGCTCGAGCAGGCCGCCACGAAGACCATCGCCGAATTCGCGACCTTCTTTGACAGATACGAGTTTTCCGCCGCGCTCGCACAGCTCTGGTCGCTGGTGGCGCAGGTCGACGGCTATCTCACCGCCTCCGCTCCATGGAAAAAGCCCGAAGGCGTGAGCGAAGAGCAGCAGCAGGCGCTCCGTGCGACCGTGCTCTCGACCGCCGCCGAGGCCATCCGCATCCTCACCGCACTTGTCTACCCGGTCATCCCTGACGCCGCCGCCAAGGTCTGGGCGCAGCTCGGCCTGGGCGACATCCGCACCGCCGATTTGAAAAACCTTACCTGGGGAGGGCTGAAACCGGGCACGAAGCTCGGCAATCTGGGCCCGGTCTTCCCCCGCGCAGAAAAGGACGCTGTCGAACGTATGAAGCAGATCGAAGAAGAGAACAACAATCAGGCCGCGGGCGCCGCGACGCCGCCAGCCACACCCGCAACCGAAGTCCCCACCGAGCATCCCTCGCGTCTGAAGTCCGCTCTCGAAGGCCTCGCCACCGCCGCAGCCGAATCGACCTCGATTTCGTCCGCCGCAGCCGCGCTCGAAACCTTCGTCGAGAACAATATTGGCGGTGGCGAGGCTGCTCCGGCTGCTGAGCCCGGCCCGGCTTACCCCGAGCGCAGCCCCGAAATCACCATCGACGACTTCATCAAGGTCGACCTGCGCGTCGCCCAGATCAAGGTTGCCGAGCGTGTGCCCAAGGCCGACAAGCTGCTCCGCCTCGAGGTCGATCTCGGCTACGAGCAGCGCCAGATTCTGGCTGGGCTGGCCGAGACCTACGCGCCCGAGTCCCTGGTGGGCCGGAAGGTGGTCATCGTAGCCAACCTGGCCCCGCGCAAGCTGCGCGGCTTCGAATCGAACGGCATGGTCGTCGCCGCCTCGCTCGAAGGCGGCAAGCCTGCGCTCGCCGCCTTCCTCGAAGATATCGAGATCGGCGCACGGCTCAAGTAG
- the relB gene encoding TraY domain-containing protein, whose product MLAIRLPEELEERLEKLAKRTGRTKTFYAREAILAHLDQLEDLYLAEERLLAVQEGRDKTVSLATIMKRYELED is encoded by the coding sequence ATGCTTGCGATCCGATTACCGGAAGAACTGGAAGAGCGCCTCGAAAAACTGGCGAAGCGCACCGGGCGCACCAAGACCTTCTACGCCCGCGAAGCCATCCTCGCCCACCTCGACCAGCTTGAAGACCTCTATCTCGCGGAAGAGCGCCTCCTCGCAGTACAGGAAGGACGCGACAAAACAGTTTCACTGGCCACAATCATGAAACGCTATGAGCTGGAGGATTGA
- a CDS encoding type II toxin-antitoxin system RelE family toxin, with protein sequence MSWRIELSESAMKDLDRLDRQVARRILKFLETRLAPLDDPRNLGEALKGLKLGDFWKYRVGDYRILCDIQDKRILILVLAIGNRREIYR encoded by the coding sequence ATGAGCTGGAGGATTGAGCTCTCCGAGTCCGCCATGAAGGATCTGGACCGGCTTGACCGGCAGGTGGCGCGCCGCATTCTCAAATTCCTTGAGACGCGCCTCGCCCCGCTCGATGACCCACGCAACCTGGGCGAAGCTCTGAAAGGCTTGAAACTCGGAGATTTCTGGAAGTATCGTGTCGGCGACTACCGCATTCTCTGCGACATTCAGGACAAGCGGATCCTGATTCTCGTACTTGCCATCGGCAATCGCCGCGAAATTTACCGCTGA
- a CDS encoding TatD family hydrolase: MIDSHAHLDSPRYAEDRDALLGRSYEAGVQAILSIGIGDGPETMHQALDIARQYAGVPNVPKIYASAGVHPQEVQLLDEAACAKLDSLLQEPEVIACGEIGLDYYHPENAPREVQMAGFSRQMEIAAAHKKPIIIHCRPSDGSTNAWDDTLAQLEAEWRPTGLGGILHCFTGEIHHAKQAIDFGFLVSFAGNSTYPKAQPIRDAMAALPLERMLIETDAPFLAPIPNRGKRNEPAWVAEVARTLGQVRGISPEEAAFRTTENFHRLFRTATDPEMPL; encoded by the coding sequence ATGATCGATTCCCACGCCCATCTCGACAGCCCGCGCTATGCCGAGGACCGCGATGCGCTCCTCGGCCGCTCCTACGAGGCTGGCGTGCAGGCCATCCTCTCCATCGGCATCGGCGATGGGCCGGAGACCATGCACCAAGCCCTCGACATCGCCCGCCAGTACGCTGGCGTACCGAATGTACCGAAGATCTACGCTTCGGCCGGGGTACACCCGCAGGAGGTCCAGCTGCTCGACGAGGCGGCCTGCGCCAAGCTGGATAGCCTGCTCCAGGAGCCCGAGGTCATCGCCTGCGGCGAGATCGGCCTGGACTACTATCACCCCGAGAACGCGCCGCGCGAGGTACAGATGGCGGGCTTTTCCCGCCAGATGGAGATCGCGGCCGCCCATAAAAAGCCGATCATCATCCACTGCCGGCCGTCCGACGGCTCAACGAATGCCTGGGATGACACCCTGGCCCAGCTCGAGGCGGAATGGCGTCCAACAGGCCTCGGCGGCATCCTGCACTGCTTCACCGGCGAGATCCATCACGCGAAACAGGCCATCGATTTTGGCTTCCTGGTCTCGTTTGCGGGCAATTCGACCTATCCCAAGGCGCAGCCGATCCGCGATGCCATGGCCGCGCTGCCCCTCGAGCGCATGCTCATCGAGACCGATGCGCCTTTCCTCGCGCCCATCCCCAACCGGGGCAAACGCAACGAACCGGCCTGGGTGGCCGAAGTGGCACGCACCCTTGGCCAGGTGCGAGGCATCTCTCCAGAAGAAGCCGCTTTCCGCACCACGGAAAACTTTCACCGCCTGTTCCGCACTGCAACAGACCCGGAAATGCCCCTTTAA